The following are from one region of the Paraglaciecola sp. L1A13 genome:
- a CDS encoding cupin-like domain-containing protein: protein MPGLSSQLDNPLLSGSHLYIWVGNPITVAAHFDEAHNIAVVTAGKRRFTLFPAQQIKNLYIGPLDFPPAGQPVSLVDLRAPDLHKYPNYPQAYSAGLSAELEPGDANYIPSPWWHHIESISDKTY, encoded by the coding sequence TTGCCTGGGCTGAGCTCGCAACTCGATAATCCGTTGCTATCTGGTAGTCATCTCTATATCTGGGTAGGGAATCCGATTACCGTGGCGGCGCATTTTGACGAAGCACATAATATAGCGGTAGTCACCGCCGGCAAACGCAGATTTACGTTATTTCCTGCGCAACAAATTAAAAACCTTTATATTGGCCCCTTAGATTTCCCCCCTGCAGGGCAGCCCGTCAGTTTGGTTGATTTAAGGGCCCCTGATTTACACAAATATCCTAATTATCCTCAGGCGTATTCCGCAGGATTATCAGCGGAACTGGAACCCGGTGATGCGAATTACATCCCCTCCCCTTGGTGGCATCACATTGAATCAATAAGCGATAAAACGTATTAA